One window of Lacerta agilis isolate rLacAgi1 chromosome 14, rLacAgi1.pri, whole genome shotgun sequence genomic DNA carries:
- the JUP gene encoding junction plakoglobin translates to MEVVNMMEQPIKVTEWQQTYTYDSGIHSGMNTQVPSVSSKCLVDDDDLYGKQYTIKKTTTYSQAGAGQAQAQAQADLESHLAMTRAQRVRAAMYPETVEDRSLLITTQVEGQQTNVQRLAEPSQMLKSAIVHLINYQDDAELATRAIPELTKLLNDEDPVVVSKAAMIVNQLSKKEASRRALMQSPQIVAAVVRTMHSTSDLDTARCTTSILHNLSHHREGLLSIFKSGGIPALVRMLSSPVESVLFYAITTLHNLLLYQEGAKMAVRLADGLQKMVPLLTKNNPKFLAITTDCLQLLAYGNQESKLIILANGGPQALVQIMRSYSYEKLLWTTSRVLKVLSVCPSNKPAIVEAGGMQALGKHLTSSSPRLVQNCLWTLRNLSDVATKQEGLDGVLKILVNQLSSDDINVLTCATGTLSNLTCNNSKNKTLVTQSNGVEALIHTILRAGDKEDITEPAVCALRHLTSRHPEAEMAQNSVRLNYGIPAIVKLLNQPNQWPLIKATIGLIRNLALCPANHAPLQEAAVIPRLVQLLVKAHQDAQRHAAAGTQQPYTDGVKMEEIVEGCTGALHILARDPMNRMEIFRLNTIPLFVQLLYSPVENIQRVAAGVLCELAQDKEAADAIDAEGASAPLMELLHSRNEGTATYAAAVLFRISEDKNPDYRKRVSVELTNSLFKHDPAAWEAAQSMIPIHEPYADELDGGYRSMYPTDIPMDPMHMDMDMDGDYPMDAYSDGVRGAYPDHVLS, encoded by the exons ATGGAGGTGGTGAACATGATGGAGCAACCCATCAAGGTGACGGAATGGCAGCAGACATACACCTATGACTCAGGCATCCATTCCGGGATGAACACCCAGGTGCCATCGGTGAGCAGCAAGTGTTTGGTGGACGACGACGACCTGTATGGCAAGCAGTACACAATTAAGAAGACCACCACTTACAGCCAGGCTGGAGCTGGGCAAGCCCAAGCCCAGGCACAAG CGGATTTGGAGTCCCACCTTGCCATGACCCGTGCCCAGCGCGTCCGGGCTGCCATGTACCCGGAGACGGTAGAGGACCGCTCCCTTCTCATCACCACCCAAGTGGAAGGGCAGCAGACAAATGTTCAGCGACTGGCTGAGCCCTCCCAGATGCTCAAGTCTGCCATTGTGCATCTCATCAACTACCAGGATGATGCTGAGCTGGCCACCCGCGCCATCCCCGAACTCACCAAACTCTTGAATGATGAGGATCCG GTCGTGGTCAGCAAAGCAGCCATGATTGTGAACCAGCTGTCTAAGAAGGAGGCCTCGCGCCGTGCTCTGATGCAGTCCCCTCAGATAGTCGCTGCCGTGGTCCGAACCATGCACAGCACGAGCGACCTAGATACAGCCCGCTGCACCACCAGCATCCTCCACAACCTGTCCCACCACCGCGAGGGCCTGCTGTCCATCTTTAAGTCCGGGGGCATCCCAGCTCTTGTGCGCATGCTCAG CTCTCCCGTGGAGTCAGTCCTGTTTTATGCCATCACCACCCTTCACAACCTGCTGCTGTACCAGGAAGGTGCCAAGATGGCCGTGCGCCTGGCGGATGGCCTTCAGAAGATGGTTCCCCTGCTGACCAAGAACAACCCAAAATTTCTTGCCATCACCACGGACTGCCTGCAGCTGCTTGCCTATGGGAACCAGGAAAGCAAG CTCATCATCCTGGCCAACGGAGGCCCCCAAGCCCTTGTTCAGATTATGCGCAGCTACTCATATGAGAAACTGCTGTGGACCACCAGCCGCGTCCTCAAGGTCCTTTCCGTCTGCCCCAGCAACAAGCCAGCCATCGTGGAAGCCG GAGGCATGCAAGCTCTGGGAAAGCACCTGACCAGCTCCAGCCCAAGGCTTGTGCAGAACTGCCTGTGGACTCTGAGGAACCTCTCAGATGTGGCCACAAAGCAG GAGGGTCTTGATGGTGTCCTGAAGATCCTGGTGAATCAGCTGAGTTCGGATGACATCAATGTGCTGACCTGTGCCACTGGCACCCTCTCCAACTTGACCTGCAACAACAGCAAGAACAAGACCCTGGTCACTCAGTCGAATGGAGTGGAAGCCCTGATACACACCATCCTCCGGGCGGGAGACAAAGAGGATATCACTGAGCCGGCTGTCTGTGCTCTGAGACACCTCACCAGCCGGCACCCAGAGGCTGAGATGGCCCAGAATTCCGTGCGGCTGAACTATGGCATCCCCGCCATTGTCAAGCTGCTTAATCAGCCCAATCAGTGGCCGTTGATCAAG GCTACCATCGGCCTCATCCGCAACCTGGCTTTGTGCCCAGCCAACCACGCCCCCTTGCAGGAAGCCGCCGTCATCCCGCGCCTGGTTCAGCTGCTGGTGAAGGCTCACCAAGACGCCCAGCGCCACGCAGCCGCTGGCACACAGCAGCCCTACACG GATGGGGTAAAGATGGAGGAGATCGTGGAAGGCTGTACGGGGGCATTGCACATCTTGGCTCGCGACCCCATGAACCGAATGGAGATCTTCCGCCTGAACACCATCCCGCTCTTTGTGCAG CTCCTGTACTCTCCAGTGGAAAACATCCAGCGTGTGGCAGCTGGTGTTCTGTGTGAACTGGCGCAAGATAAGGAAGCAGCTGACGCCATTGACGCAGAGGGGGCCTCAGCACCGCTGATGGAGCTCCTGCACTCCCGGAACGAAGGCACAG ctACATACGCAGCAGCTGTGCTGTTCCGCATCTCGGAAGACAAGAACCCGGACTATCGGAAACGTGTCTCTGTAGAACTTACCAATTCGCTCTTCAAACACGATCCTGCCGCTTGGGAAGCA GCCCAGAGCATGATACCCATTCATGAGCCATACGCAGATG AACTGGATGGAGGTTACCGCAGCATGTACCCCACCGACATCCCCATGGACCCTATGCATATGGACATGGACATGGACGGGGACTATCCCATGGATGCATACAGCGATGGCGTGCGGGGGGCTTACCCGGACCACGTTCTTTCCTAA